The sequence AAAACCAAAACGGACAAGCAAGGAAACTTACTTGTCCGTTTTGTACAAGGGGTAATCAATCTATTTTTTAAGCAGAAGGCGCTTATTTCTTTACAGGGAGAGACTCTGCCCTACGATTTCTACGGCAACCTTTTCCGGGGTCTTCTTTATCACAAGAAACAGCGTCACGCCCTTTCCCCGAAGTCCCCAAACGGTTGGAGGTGATCCCTTTAGAGATATAAAAATCTGCTACTGCTTGTGCGCGGCGTTGTGTAATGGTCATTGCGTTTGGCTCTAAGTGATCCGCATAACCATTTATACGGATATTTAGGCTTTGGCAGCCTTTTAATACATCCACATTCTCCATAAGCCGGCTTTGTGCATTTGCGTCCAGTTGAGAACTACCAAAGGCGAAATATACAGAATTTAGCTCGGTTATGGCATCACAAGCATCTATCGAAGATCTCATAATCTCGATGGTTTGCATTCTACGGTCAATGCCAGAAGCGTTTTGTGCTTCCAAGATCACGGTGTAAGTGCCGGGTGTGGTATAGCTGTGCGTTGGTGTGGCCGCATTAGAGGTACTTCCATCTCCGAAATTCCACCGATACGAAATTGGAGCCGTTCCGCGAACCTCCGAATTAAAGCGGATGACTTCCCCAACCTTTGCAGAGGTCATCGAAGGTGTTAGCGACACAATGGACAAATTGGGCTGGGCTGTTGCCCCAGAAACGGTGATCGGGAAACTTTCTACATCCGTCCCCCCGCAATTAGTAGCCGAAAAAGTGACGGTATAGGTTCCGGGCTTTCCAAATTTATGAGAAACATTCATGCCTTGCGCCACCGTTCCGTCTCCAAAGTCCCAGTAGTATTCTGCGGGCGTGCTTGCGGAGGTGTTAAGGGTAGAAGTGAAGTTGCCTTCTTCGGTGAGCGTCAACGTGCGAGGCCCATTGATTTGGAGAATGTCTATAGGAGAACAACCTACGCCGTTGCCAATTTTTAGTTTTGCTCCAATACCATAAAAACTTAGCCAATCATGATCTTGGTCATCCCCCGAAGACCCAAATTGCTTGGCATAGTCTGCCCCGTCAACCGCAATATCCGGAAAAACCAGTGCATGGTTGTTTTCCAAAACGACGCTCAATCTATCACTCACCTTCACGTCCAGACCAAAGCCGCCAGAGGGGCCAAAGCCTAATTTTGTGGATTTAGCAGATGTTACAATATCGGTTGTTTTGCCGAACGTCAGGTTTGCCCCAAGCTGTACAAAGGGGTTTATGGTATTGTCTGGTAAGACATTAAAACGACCAAGTAGGTCTAAGTGCAATCTTTTTTCATCACTGATCTTGCCTTGAGAAAATGGAAGCGCAAAAGCCCCTTCACTGGGTTCAATATTGGGATAATGGCCATATTCTCCGGCAAGTGCCACATCAAAGCGCTTTGTTATCGGAAGACCAATTTCTAAGCGGCCTGAATACCCAAGTGCTTTTAAATAGTCCCCAATCTCAACCAAAGATATTTTTTTATAATGTGGAATCCCGTCTGTATCACCGCCATATACGTTCAGTCCTCCCATAAGCTTGACATATAGGCTTTTACCGTTTCTTGTTTGTTGTGCAACTTGCGTCGCTGTTTGCCCCATCACTCCCCCGTAAAATAAAAGCAATAACAGAAGTGCGTGACCAATTTTTTTGATGTTATACATGGTGGTTTGGTATTTATGTATATAAGTTCGATAGTTTGTTTTGCAACATTGATGTGATGGGTAAGTTCGAGAAAGGGTTTAAAAAATATCAAATAAGTCATTATTTTTTATATACTTGTCTAAACAATTAATATGTTTGTTCAAACAATTTTGTACCATGTATTTTCAGCTAATGTGGCGGTATTCACGGATGGTTAACCCTTACTTCTGCTATCTTCCTTTTTTAAAAGAACTTACCTACAAAACGAAAATTTCTTTATGAAACAACAACAACTCCGAAATATTGCCATTATTGCGCACGTAGATCATGGTAAGACGACCTTGGTTGACGCGATGCTCTGGCAGAGTGGTACTTTTAGGGAAAATCAGGATGTGGCAGACCGTGTTATGGATTCGATGGATCTTGAGCGGGAGAAAGGCATCACCATCATGGCTAAAAACACGGCCATTCATTATGAAGATTTCAAAATAAACATTGTAGATACGCCCGGACACGCAGACTTTGGAGGAGAGGTGGAGCGAACTCTACGTATGGTAGATGGTGTATTACTTTTGGTGGATGCAGCGGAAGGTCCGTTACCGCAAACCCGTTTTGTGCTACAAAAGGCGTTGTCGTTGGGGCTGCCTCCCATTATTGTGATCAATAAGATAGACCGTCAAGACGCACGCCCCCAAGAAGTTCTTAATGAGATCTATGATCTGTTCTTGGATTTGGATGCAAACGACGAACAAATAGAATTTCCGTATCTATATGCGGTAGCACGAGAAGGTAAATGTAGCGATGACCTCGAAAAGCCATTAACAGACCTTAAGCCCCTTTTCGAAACCATTATCAACCACGTACCACCTCCAGCGGGTAGCCCAGAGGCTTCTTTTCAGTTTTTGGTAACGAATGTTATTCCAAACGAGTATTTAGGCCCACTCGCCATTGGTCGGGTAATGCAAGGCAGTATTCGGAACAAACAACGAGTTGCCCTTTGCAAAACAGATGGATCCCAGTCGTTTATGCAAACAACGGGCTTATTCGACTATGAAGGACTAAAACACGTCCCGATGGATTTGGCCGGACCCGGTGACATTATTGCCATTGCTGGAATGGCTGGAATTGGATTGGGAGACTCCATTGCCGACGCCGAGAACCCACAGCCCTTACCTCCTTTGCATGTGGACGAGCCGACTCTTTCTATGGAGTTTCGGATAAACGACTCGCCATTTGTGGGACGCGAAGGGAAGTTTGTTACCAGTCAGCGTTTGCGCGAGCGGCTCTATAAAGAAGTGGAGACCAATCTGGCAATGAAAGTGGAAGATACCAGCACCGCCGATACATTTATGGTCTTTGGTAGGGGCGAACTCCAGATGGCGATTCTAATAGAACAGATGCGCCGAGAAGGATATGAGTTCTCCGTCGGGCAGCCACAAGTGTTGATCAAAATGGTGAGGGGAAGTAAACACGAGCCTTTTGAACAAATATTGGTGGATGTAGATGAAGCATATAGCGGTGTTGTCATTCAAAAATTGGCTTTAAGGAAAGGAACCATGACCAAGATGATTAATCATGGTTTAGGGCGTGTACGTATGGAATTTGAGATACCCAGTAGGGGGCTTATTGGATACCGAACGGAGTTCATGACAGATACCAAAGGAACGGGCCTTCTTAACCATTTCTTTTTGGCTTATCGTCCGTGGGCTGGCAATATCGTTCACCGGACAACGGGTGCTTTGGTATCGGATAGAAATGGCAAGACGACAGGATATGCCATTCTTGGGTTGCAAGAACGTGGCGAGCTTTTTGTAGAGCCTGCGGAAGATGTTTATACCGGCATGATCATTGGGGAAAATGCACGAGATGCCGATTTGGATGTAAACATTACCAAGGAGAAAAAGCTGACCAATATGCGTGCGGCCAGTGCCGACTCTTTCGAGAAGCTCATTCCGCCACGTAGAATGTCGTTAGAAGAGATGATTGAGTTTATCCGTGAAGATGAATTGATCGAGATAACCCCAAAATCACTCCGGCTACGGAAGCGATACCTTGATATTAATGAGCGGAAGCGATACATGAACCTCCAGAAGTCCGAACAATCCTAAACCGGTTTTTTGGGGACTTTATACACTTGGACTTTACAAAAAAGGGTTTCGGCAAAACCGAAACCCTTTTGTTATGCGTTTACGTGCAGGTATTGTGTTGCTATTCGGTTTCTTTTTTATACTGCTCGGTGACGGTATAAACGATATAGCCTGTAAGCCAACCCACAACCCCTTGACGTGCAAAGTACAACTTCTTCTTCGGTCCAGATGCACTCCATTCATTCACCAATGCCTCAAGCCAAATGGAGCCAGCGATCAGCGCCTCTTGTTCAAAGGTAGAGGTTACCCGTCCTACTTCGGTTTTTGCTTTTTCGAAGAGTGCGTCATCATCAATACCAGAGAGGTTAGGATCAATCAATTTTTGATAATCATTGATTGCCATTTCTTTGAACCTACGGATATCGGCTGCCGTCAATTCTACAAATATATCATTGATCTTGTCTGCCTTAAGGTAGGTGGCAATAGCCCAAACAATGCCTCCAGAAAGATAAATGTTCGGGCGATTTTTTAATACAGGGTGGCGATTCACCTCATCCGCGATTTCAGCCTTGAAGCGTCCGTCTATGAGCAATTTACCCATGTTACCAAACTCTTGTGGTGTGGCATACTGATATTTTTTGATCTCGTTTGCGAACGACTTGGTGCCAAAAGGAAAGGCAATGGGGTCAAAGGACTCGCCCCCGCTTGTAAAGGCTCCGCCTTTGGTATTGCCACTCCCGACATCGAGTACCGAAACCGTCTGAAGTTGACGCGGTGGGACAATCCCTTTTGCCAAATATTGCCCCTCTTGCTCTGGCGTTATGTAGTCGAACTTATAACCTGCATTTTTAATGGGTGCTACAATTTGGCCATCGAAGGTCGCTTGTACGCCTTTTTTGTCAATTTCCTGCTTAAGCCCACTACTAACAACCACAAAAATGCGGTCTTTCGTAATGGCGTGTTTGGTTTCAGCCTCTGTTAGAAATGCCTGAACCGCTGCTAATGTTGCCGCATTGGACTGCGAGGAAAGCACCATCGGGTCGGTGTTTTTGGTGTTGTCATACTTTGTAGCATATTCGTATTGCCCACGAGCATTTAAGGTCACCCCAATGAGGCTTAGCTTGACCCCTTTGGAGCCAATGTCAATCCCTGCATAAACCTCATCTACGCCACGAATACCACTCGAAAGGTCACGCACTGCACGCGCACTCACACCCATATTGATGCTATTGTACAACTCAATGGATTTATTAAAAGCACGAATGGCTTCCACATTTCGGCTGGTATCGCGGTACAAAAGCCCAAGATACTCTTGCGCTACCGCTTCCCAGTAATAAGCCTTGCGCTGGCGTGCATCTTCGAGGCCACGTTTAAGGTAAAACTCTGCCTGTTCAAATTGGTTGGCCTCTCGTAACGAGTTTCCGGCCTTTAGATAACGTAAATAGGCATCTGGTAATTGGGCATATGCGGGAATTATGCCAATCAAAAGAAGAAATACGAAGGTAAGTTTCCGCTTCATAATTAATGTAGGTTGTTGTGGAACATGTCCTGAAAACCGAGTGGAGTTGAGGACCGAAAGATAGCTGGAGTTTTCTATGCTAATAAAGATTTTAATCAAATGCAAGGGTGGGTACTCTTAAGAGCAATATTTTTGCCCTTACGTTTAGCCTCAATACACAATTTTAATATTAGAAAGTTTTTTTTGGTGTCATGTCGCATTTCTTGAGTCAATTGGGTATTAATGTATGTGGTGGTTTAATAGATGACTATGCTCGATCTGCGATTCATCGTTATACGAGCAAGTATTCTCTAAAGGCCCGAGGTATCTCCCTGCTTCGGGCCTTCTTGTATTGATGCAACATAAAAAAACCCTCGTACACCTATGATGCAGAGGGTTTTTAAGTTCTATACGGCTTTTAGAATTACTTACTCGTAAGGATGGCCTTGAAGTATTCCCGACGCATCCGTGCAATGCCTGAAATAGAAATTCCTTTCGGGCAGACCGCCTCACACTCCCCATGATTCGAGCAATCCCCGAAGCCTTCTGCCTTCATTTGATCTACCATTGCTATTACGCGGCGTTTTCTCTCTGGCTGACCCTGTGGTAGTAGGGCCAATTGGCTTACTTTGGCTGCCGTAAACAATGAAGCAGAAGCATTGGGGCAAGCGGCAACACAAGCGCCGCAACCAATACAAGCCGCATAGTCAAATGCCTCATCTGCTACTTCTTTCCCAATCGGGGTCGCGTGTGCATCGGGAGCTGAACCTGTTTTGACAGAGACATAGCCACCCGCTTCTTGAATACGATCGAACGAAGAGCGATCAACAACCAAATCCCGTACAATCGGAAAGGCTTTTGCTCGCCAAGGTTCTATGGTAATAGAATCCCCGTCTTTATAGTGCCTCATATGCAATTGACAAGAGGCGGTGCGCTGCTGTGGTCCATGCGCCGTCCCATTAATGACAACACCACAACTACCGCAGATTCCTTCTCGGCAGTCATGATCAAATTCAACAGGTACTTTTCCTTCTTTTGTCAACTTTTCGTTCAAGACGTCTAACATCTCTAAAAAGGACATATGAGGATTTACAGTATCGAGACTGTATTGCTCAAAGTTGCCTTTGGCATTCGGGTCGGATTGTCGCCAAACCCGTAGGTGTATGGTCATGTTATCGTGGCTCATAGCACTTTTTTTCTTGACATCTATAATATAGCCCAACTTACGGCAACAAAGCCGCACCTCTTGACCTTATTTATAGCTGCGTTGTGTTAGTTTAACGTTTTCGAAAACCAAGGCTTCCTTGTGTAAAACAGGCTCGGCGTTATCGCCCATATATTCCCATGAAGATACATAGGCAAAATCATCGTCATTACGCTGGGCTTCGCCCTCTTCGGTCTGGTATTCTTCGCGAAAATGGCCACCGCAAGACTCCTCCCGATACAAGGCGTCTCGTGCCATCAGTTCCCCTAATTCGAGAAAATCAGCCACCCGATTGGCAAACTCCAAACTCTTGTTCATGGTATTGGCTTCTCCCGGTACATAGACATTTTTCCAAAAGTCTTCCCGAAGTGCTTGAATGTCTATGATGGCTTTTTCCAAACCCGCCTTGTTGCGAGACATCCCCACCTGATTCCACATGATCTTGCCCAACTCGCGGTGATATTCCAAAACCGTTTTGTTGCCTTTAATCCCCAATAGTTTTTGTATCCGATCGCTTGATTCTTTTTCGGCTTCTTCAAAGGCCGGATGGGACTCATTAACCGCTTCAAGTGAATTGCTGGCGATGTAATCGGTTACGGTATAAGGAGCGACAAAATATCCATCTGCCAGTCCTTGCATCAAGGCACTTGCGCCTAAGCGGTTGGCTCCGTGATCGGAGAAATTTGCCTCACCCAGTGCAAAAAGGCCGGGGATAGTGGTCATCAACGAATAATCCACCCAGAGACCACCCATGGTGTAATGCACGGCTGGATAGATGCGCATCGGCACTTCGTAGGGGTTTTCTCCTGTAATTCGTTCATACATTTCGAACAAGTTCCCATAGCGTGCTTCAATGGTTCCTTTTCCCAAACGGCTAATTGCGTCGGCAAAGTCCAAATAAACTGCTAAGCCGGTTTCGCCTACGCCTCTGCCTTCGTCGCAGACATATTTTGCATTCCGCGAGGCGACGTCACGTGGTACTAAGTTCCCGAAACTGGGATAACGGCGTTCGAGGAAATAGTCTCGGTCTCCTTCTGGAATCTCATTCGGATGTTTTTGGCAGTCTTCTTTTTTCTTGGGAACCCAGACCCGTCCGTCATTCCGTAGAGACTCCGACATGAGTGTGAGCTTAGACTGATAGTCTCCCGATACCGGAATACACGTTGGGTGGATTTGCGTAAAGCAGGGGTTTCCGAAAAGCGCTCCTTTTTTATAGGCTTTCCATGCAGCGGTTACGTTTGAGTTTTTTGCATTGGTAGAAAGGTAGAAGACGTTTCCATAACCACCCGTACACAGCAATACGGCACTTCCGGAGTGGCGTTCATACTCACCTGTTACCAAGTTCCGACAAATGATTCCCCGCGCTTTTCCATCTACCACCACCACATCCAGCATTTCGTGTCGGGCATACATTTGTACTTGTCCGGCATTTATTGTTTTGTTTAATGCACCATACGCACCCAGCAATAGCTGTTGTCCAGTTTGCCCTCGCGCATAAAATGTCCGCGAAAGTTGTGCACCACCAAATGAGCGGTTATCCAACAAGCCACCATATTCTCTTGCAAAGGGAACCCCTTGTGCCACACACTGGTCTATGATGTCCACACTTGTCTCTGCAAGACGATACACATTGGCCTCTCTTGCTCGGTAATCCCCGCCTTTGACCGTATCATAAAAAAGGCGATAAATAGAGTCGCCATCTCCAGCATAGTTTTTTGCGGCATTGATCCCCCCTTGGGCCGCAATGGAGTGCGCACGGCGGGCAGAGTCTTGAATACAAAAAGCTTTTACATTATACCCAAGTTCTGCTAAACTCGCTGCTGCGGCGGCTCCGGCCAAGCCAGTCCCTACGACAATAATGGTGTGTTTACGTTTATTTGCCGGATTTACAAGCTTCATATTTTGCTTGAATCGCGTCCACTTCTCGGATACGGGGCCGGCAGGAATGCGCGCATCTAATTTCGACATAGCGGTTTTCTATATAGATGAAAAATTTCCAGTTCTTTTGCGTTAAGGCATCAAATTCAAGTATAAGGGAAGCACGAAGAAGCCCAATGCAATGAGAACTGCAAAGAATAAAGCGGCTACATACATGGTGTTGGAAAGCCGAGAACTCATCACGCCGATGCTCTGGAAAGCACTCCAAAAGCCATGACGGAGGTGAAAGCCCAGTAGCACCATCACGCCCATATACACAGCTACCCAAAGCGGGTTTGCAAAAACATCTACGACCACCTTATACATGTCCCGCACAGGTTCTACCCCGCCGGGTAACATGGTATCGTAGTGTGGGCCAAAGCGGAATTGCCAAACATGCAGAATCAAGAACAAGAGTAAAACAGTACCTGTCCAAATCATACTTTTGGATGCGGGGGACATCCGGCTTGGCGTACCTCCCGAAACATGCATGGCATAGCCTTCAGGACGCGCTTTCTTCTTTTCTTGCGCAATACTAATGCCCAAAATGGCATGGAATAGCACGATCGCAATAAGACCGATTTCCACAATCACCACCAATGGCCCTAAGCTATGCAATTTGGCGGTATAGGCATTTACGGCATCCGCGCCAATAAAAAAGCCTAAATTACCGGCCAAATGCACCACTAAAAACCCCATCAGACCAATACCAGTGATACCTGTAATAAATTTACGGCCTGTTTGTGAACGGTAGAATGTAAGAATTTTGGATTCTGTAATTTGGCTCATGGTTTATAACATTGATTTATGCCTAAGTAAACAAGAATAATACTTTCTTGTGGACTTCATCACGTACACAATTACGTTTCTTGTTCTTTTAATGCTCTTAAATTAAACCATTGTTAAAGTAAAATGTTATCCGTGATTTATAACGAAAGGCAAATTTAGATGAAGATACAGACAAAGCACGGTGAAGATGTGCGACAAGCGGTTGTGTCAAAAAAAACCTACAATCCAACCCAAAATTTCCGTACACTTTTCCCATTTTATTCCGTACATTTTCCAAACGCTTCATCTCTTTCTTCTAACGACCATGGCACAAAGTTCAAATAATATCCTGCTCCTGTTACTTGGGATACTGGTCGCAATCGCGTTAGGCATCGTGATGCACCAACTTGCTTCAATACTGCTCCCGCTGATCATCGCGCTCTTGCTCTCGAACTTGTTTTCGCCCATTATGCTTTATTTCAAGAAGCGTAAATTTCCGGCATTCATTGGGTTGCTGATGGTGTTGTTGGTTTTCGGATTGGTGGTGACCATCTTGGGGTTGTTGATCTATTCTAGTATTGCCTCTTTTGTAGATGGTATTCGGATTTATCAGCCCAAACTTACACAACTGGTGGTGGATATGGAATATCAGTTGAGGCAGGTCTTGGGGAATTTTGATATGCGGATAGAGGATATCCCTTGGCAAGACGCCCTTAGTGTGTCATCCGTTGCCGACTCTGTGACCTCCGGCGTTGGTTCTTTTCTGCACTTTCTAACCAATACCTTTGTCGTTATCCTGTACATGATGTTTATTTTGGCGACCTCCGGCCAACTAACTCAGAAGGTGAGGTCGGCATTTCAGCCCGGATATGCCAATGCAATGGCTGGTATTATTGAGAATATAGACAAACAAGTCCGGCAATATCTTTTTGTAAAAACCCTTATGAGTTTGTTGATGGGTTTTGTTACAAGTCTTATTCTTTGGCTTATTGGTTTAGACTTCCCTGTTATGTGGGGGTTTATCGCATTTTTACTGAACTATATCCCCAATGTTGGTGGCACAATTGCGACAGCGCTTCCTGTGGTCTTGGCTATTTTACAGTTCAATAGCTGGGTACAGCCTGTCTTG comes from Rhodothermia bacterium and encodes:
- a CDS encoding PKD domain-containing protein translates to MYNIKKIGHALLLLLLFYGGVMGQTATQVAQQTRNGKSLYVKLMGGLNVYGGDTDGIPHYKKISLVEIGDYLKALGYSGRLEIGLPITKRFDVALAGEYGHYPNIEPSEGAFALPFSQGKISDEKRLHLDLLGRFNVLPDNTINPFVQLGANLTFGKTTDIVTSAKSTKLGFGPSGGFGLDVKVSDRLSVVLENNHALVFPDIAVDGADYAKQFGSSGDDQDHDWLSFYGIGAKLKIGNGVGCSPIDILQINGPRTLTLTEEGNFTSTLNTSASTPAEYYWDFGDGTVAQGMNVSHKFGKPGTYTVTFSATNCGGTDVESFPITVSGATAQPNLSIVSLTPSMTSAKVGEVIRFNSEVRGTAPISYRWNFGDGSTSNAATPTHSYTTPGTYTVILEAQNASGIDRRMQTIEIMRSSIDACDAITELNSVYFAFGSSQLDANAQSRLMENVDVLKGCQSLNIRINGYADHLEPNAMTITQRRAQAVADFYISKGITSNRLGTSGKGRDAVSCDKEDPGKGCRRNRRAESLPVKK
- the typA gene encoding translational GTPase TypA translates to MKQQQLRNIAIIAHVDHGKTTLVDAMLWQSGTFRENQDVADRVMDSMDLEREKGITIMAKNTAIHYEDFKINIVDTPGHADFGGEVERTLRMVDGVLLLVDAAEGPLPQTRFVLQKALSLGLPPIIVINKIDRQDARPQEVLNEIYDLFLDLDANDEQIEFPYLYAVAREGKCSDDLEKPLTDLKPLFETIINHVPPPAGSPEASFQFLVTNVIPNEYLGPLAIGRVMQGSIRNKQRVALCKTDGSQSFMQTTGLFDYEGLKHVPMDLAGPGDIIAIAGMAGIGLGDSIADAENPQPLPPLHVDEPTLSMEFRINDSPFVGREGKFVTSQRLRERLYKEVETNLAMKVEDTSTADTFMVFGRGELQMAILIEQMRREGYEFSVGQPQVLIKMVRGSKHEPFEQILVDVDEAYSGVVIQKLALRKGTMTKMINHGLGRVRMEFEIPSRGLIGYRTEFMTDTKGTGLLNHFFLAYRPWAGNIVHRTTGALVSDRNGKTTGYAILGLQERGELFVEPAEDVYTGMIIGENARDADLDVNITKEKKLTNMRAASADSFEKLIPPRRMSLEEMIEFIREDELIEITPKSLRLRKRYLDINERKRYMNLQKSEQS
- a CDS encoding succinate dehydrogenase/fumarate reductase iron-sulfur subunit, encoding MTIHLRVWRQSDPNAKGNFEQYSLDTVNPHMSFLEMLDVLNEKLTKEGKVPVEFDHDCREGICGSCGVVINGTAHGPQQRTASCQLHMRHYKDGDSITIEPWRAKAFPIVRDLVVDRSSFDRIQEAGGYVSVKTGSAPDAHATPIGKEVADEAFDYAACIGCGACVAACPNASASLFTAAKVSQLALLPQGQPERKRRVIAMVDQMKAEGFGDCSNHGECEAVCPKGISISGIARMRREYFKAILTSK
- a CDS encoding fumarate reductase/succinate dehydrogenase flavoprotein subunit, with the protein product MSKLDARIPAGPVSEKWTRFKQNMKLVNPANKRKHTIIVVGTGLAGAAAAASLAELGYNVKAFCIQDSARRAHSIAAQGGINAAKNYAGDGDSIYRLFYDTVKGGDYRAREANVYRLAETSVDIIDQCVAQGVPFAREYGGLLDNRSFGGAQLSRTFYARGQTGQQLLLGAYGALNKTINAGQVQMYARHEMLDVVVVDGKARGIICRNLVTGEYERHSGSAVLLCTGGYGNVFYLSTNAKNSNVTAAWKAYKKGALFGNPCFTQIHPTCIPVSGDYQSKLTLMSESLRNDGRVWVPKKKEDCQKHPNEIPEGDRDYFLERRYPSFGNLVPRDVASRNAKYVCDEGRGVGETGLAVYLDFADAISRLGKGTIEARYGNLFEMYERITGENPYEVPMRIYPAVHYTMGGLWVDYSLMTTIPGLFALGEANFSDHGANRLGASALMQGLADGYFVAPYTVTDYIASNSLEAVNESHPAFEEAEKESSDRIQKLLGIKGNKTVLEYHRELGKIMWNQVGMSRNKAGLEKAIIDIQALREDFWKNVYVPGEANTMNKSLEFANRVADFLELGELMARDALYREESCGGHFREEYQTEEGEAQRNDDDFAYVSSWEYMGDNAEPVLHKEALVFENVKLTQRSYK
- a CDS encoding succinate dehydrogenase cytochrome b subunit — translated: MSQITESKILTFYRSQTGRKFITGITGIGLMGFLVVHLAGNLGFFIGADAVNAYTAKLHSLGPLVVIVEIGLIAIVLFHAILGISIAQEKKKARPEGYAMHVSGGTPSRMSPASKSMIWTGTVLLLFLILHVWQFRFGPHYDTMLPGGVEPVRDMYKVVVDVFANPLWVAVYMGVMVLLGFHLRHGFWSAFQSIGVMSSRLSNTMYVAALFFAVLIALGFFVLPLYLNLMP
- a CDS encoding AI-2E family transporter, whose translation is MAQSSNNILLLLLGILVAIALGIVMHQLASILLPLIIALLLSNLFSPIMLYFKKRKFPAFIGLLMVLLVFGLVVTILGLLIYSSIASFVDGIRIYQPKLTQLVVDMEYQLRQVLGNFDMRIEDIPWQDALSVSSVADSVTSGVGSFLHFLTNTFVVILYMMFILATSGQLTQKVRSAFQPGYANAMAGIIENIDKQVRQYLFVKTLMSLLMGFVTSLILWLIGLDFPVMWGFIAFLLNYIPNVGGTIATALPVVLAILQFNSWVQPVLVLALPLTAHMVIGNVLEPRVMANSLDLSAVLVLISLIFWGWLWGIGGMILAVPLTATIKIIFENIAPLHPLSVLMSGEIPLKEEVMDKIEEQLEPVDLAQK